One stretch of Lucilia cuprina isolate Lc7/37 chromosome 6, ASM2204524v1, whole genome shotgun sequence DNA includes these proteins:
- the LOC111688005 gene encoding uncharacterized protein LOC111688005, which yields MVQNADLVNYLGYPHKGANQLSIIKEPKWYVCISHYCCCCRLFLGHCGHTSPCEQLCYEIHDGMYECDCIEGYELNKNGYSCQVINSSGSGDGHSKSDEDVLYQKGASFSAKLANNDNNDDNHLTSGYSSSSGLSSGSLSSSSSLSGESGEEVDMDDSNYLNDDLDTLSAQRQKLNSNDYYISNESSGGIDAGGGAGYEQSNNNNPDIIDQQHVVTMSTTKPLNLLLYRYRQRDQQQSIAGSSTATTTSSPSPAAVATATTSTTTTDVISNSNIDDLDDYYSKQDMSIYDDVNNNQLNLRPISHSTYQQQSQQQQQHHIKVRVPKFSKHSWLAFPALRGAYKHVQLRIEFRPESFNGIILLSGERDDLTGDFMALLLNKGFVEFWFDCGSGAGSVRSRETILLNEWNSVIIYRHRWDAWLVLNHGTKVQGRSNGLFSRITFREPVFLGGTGNITGLANRLPITTGFLGCIRRFVANEHDYKFEEHPLGDVVKGFDIQDCVTDKCFKYPCQHGGKCLPSDQGAVCLCPIGFVGDLCEIRMDLQVPAFNGSSFLRYAPLGDSALIWLELKVILKPELSDGLILYSGPKRHGDFIALALSNGFVEFTFDLGSGPAVVRSQYPLSIGQWHTIKVSRTARLAVLKIDQMPEVMTISSNGFWHLSLPENLFVGGVNHVDKLPMDLKNKPFFMGCIQRIEINGHSLAIVSEALGGSNIGNCPHACVARPCGPLAECVPQMESYECRCSAYNAQCNKEAEVSIEELQKNKALAKSKQHGTHNDLNDRENYKQQLQQQQHRKGINHKKFKKQQQMMWHKQQQQHSKTTQKTKLTTTERATTMSTTTTTTTTTAAPTTTTLNWQGFNNMPEDNFMFDEVPEALQHILDKVNNDNRANDEDLDLDDEEEDAMDDDDLDEIEDDIIFRDIKAMHEKQQQEQQLELQQQKLNRATKDVLNKSKSNVKLQRNRNKRKHSPTTSSTTTTTTTTTTTTPQPIAFNAKKYLHNPKQFDTKPDPHHKTPIMDKPQHKLSRLPTHYESFQTNTGSDILTFDDPMALEKQWQEYEQVSREIMQEQEMNLESNEDNDEFDNTDNDDDDWEEPTTPAVETQKEETFVMDESLFDDNDGTEDYQRKQLAQDMKRIMANTKGPYVPKQPRLIITEYDYSNEHFETNSADNEEQEKKSSQLDNTQTHTDWSLLSKFDLPSNQNHPIGVRKNFGACFAGQDSYFHYNDAETMSQIISYNIDLNLRIKTRSENGVILWTGRVGTTDQDSDDYLSLGIEDGYLHFRYNLGSGEVDIRFNTTKVSDGLWHRVRALRDSQEGYLEVDGRKSLTLRSPGKLRQLNTDTGLYVGGMPDASYFTRRRYSSGIVGCISEIVLAGELKMNFDPNTLGTAHNVETGIL from the exons ATGGTTCAAAATGCTGATTTAGTTAATTATCTTGGTTATCCTCATAAAGGTGCCAATCAACTTTCGATTATTAAAGAACCCAAGTGG tatgtatgtatttctcattattgttgttgttgtcgtttatTTCTAGGACACTGTGGTCATACAAGTCCCTGTGAACAATTGTGTTACGAAATCCATGATGGCATGTACGAATGTGATTGCATCGAAGGTTATGAACTCAATAAAAACGGTTATAGCTGTCAAG TGATAAATTCAAGTGGCAGCGGTGATGGTCATAGTAAATCTGATGAAGATGTCCTGTACCAGAAGGGTGCTTCATTCAGTGCCAAGTTGGCCAATAATGATAACAATGATGACAATCACTTAACATCTGGTTATTCATCGTCATCAGGCTTATCCTCAGGCTCATTGTCGTCTTCATCATCCCTGTCTGGGGAATCGGGTGAAGAAGTAGATATGGATGACTCAAATTATCTCAATGACGATTTGGACACATTGTCTGCCCAAAGGCAAAAACTCAATTCTAATGATTATTACATATCAAACGAAAGTAGTGGTGGCATAGATGCTGGTGGTGGCGCTGGCTACGAGCAGAGCAATAACAACAATCCCGATATAATCGACCAACAACATGTGGTGACAATGTCAACCACAAAACCATTAAATCTCTTGCTCTATCGCTACCGACAAAGGGACCAACAACAATCAATAGCTGGCAGTTCAACCGCAACTACAACATCATCTCCCTCGCCAGCAGCAGTAGCCACAGCGACCACCTCAACCACCACAACGGATGTTATATCAAATAGCAATATTGATGATTTAGATGATTACTATTCTAAACAGGACATGTCAATCTATGATGATGTCAACAacaatcaattaaatttaagacCTATCAGTCATTCAACATATCAGCAACAGtcgcagcagcagcagcaacacc ATATTAAAGTAAGAGTACCCAAATTTTCAAAACACTCATGGTTGGCCTTTCCCGCCTTAAGAGGAGCTTACAAACATGTACAATTACGTATAGAATTCCGTCCTGAATCATTTAATGGTATAATACTGTTAAGTGGAGAACGTGATGATTTAACGGGAGATTTTATGGCCCTATTGTTAAATAAAGGCTTTGTGGAATTCTG gTTCGATTGCGGCAGCGGTGCTGGCAGTGTTCGCTCTCGTGAAACTATACTATTAAATGAATGGAATTCTGTGATTATCTATCGGCACAGATGGGATGCTTGGTTGGTATTGAATCATGGCACCAAAGTTCAAGGCAGATCAAAT GGTCTTTTCTCCAGAATTACTTTCAGGGAGCCAGTATTTTTAGGTGGTACGGGTAATATTACAGGCTTAGCAAATCGTTTGCCCATAACAACCGGTTTTTTGGGATGCATAAGACGTTTTGTTGCCAATGAACATGATTATAAATTTGAAGAACATCCTCTAGGAGATGTAGTCAAGGGATTTGATATAC AGGATTGTGTTACcgataaatgttttaaatatccTTGTCAACATGGCGGCAAGTGTTTGCCCTCAGACCAAGGAGCAGTTTGTTTGTGTCCTATAGGTTTTGTAGGCGATTTATGTGAAATACGAATGGACTTAcag GTTCCCGCTTTCAATGGTTCCTCCTTTTTGCGTTATGCTCCTTTGGGTGATAGCGCTTTAATATGGTTAGAGTTAAAG GTAATTCTTAAACCAGAGTTGTCTGATGGCTTAATATTGTATTCGGGTCCCAAGCGTCATGGCGACTTTATAGCTTTGGCTTTGAGTAATGGCTTTGTAGAGTTTACTTTTGATTTGGGTAGTGGACCTGCTGTAGTAAG GAGCCAGTACCCTTTAAGTATTGGTCAGTGGCATACCATCAAAGTGTCACGCACTGCAAGATTAGCAGTTTTAAAG ATTGACCAAATGCCAGAAGTAATGACTATATCTTCAAATGGTTTTTGGCACTTATCTTTGCCAGAAAATCTCTTCGTAGGTGGTGTAAATCATGTTGACAAATTACCAATGGATTTGAAAAATAAACCTTTCTTTATGGGTTGTATACAACGT ATTGAAATAAATGGGCATTCACTGGCAATTGTGTCTGAAGCCTTGGGAGGCTCTAATATAGGCAATTGTCCGCATGCTTGTGTGGCAAGACCTTGTGGTCCATTGGCAGAATGTGTGCCACAAATGGAGAGTTATGAGTGTCGTTGTAGTGCCTACAATGCCCAATGCAATAAAGAGGCCGAAGTATCGATAGAAGAATTACAAAAGAATAAGGCATTAGCCAAGAGTAAACAGCATGGCACACACAATGACTTGAACGACAGGGAAAACTAcaaacaacaactgcaacagcagcaacatcgaAAGGGTATTAAccataagaaatttaaaaagcaaCAGCAAATGATGTGGCacaagcagcagcaacaacatagCAAAACCACACAAAAAACCAAGTTAACAACCACAGAAAGAGCAACAACAATGTCTACtacaactactacaacaaccacaactgccgcaccaacaacaacaacattaaattgGCAAGGATTCAACAATATGCCAGAAGACAACTTTATGTTTGATGAGGTGCCGGAAGCATTGCAACACATTTTAGACAAAGTAAATAACGATAATCGAGCAAATGATGAAGACTTAGATTTGGACGATGAGGAGGAGGATGCTATGGATGATGATGATTTAGATGAAATCGAGGATGATATTATATTCCGTGACATTAAAGCTATGCATGAAAAGCAACAGCAAGAACAGCAACTTGAGCTGCAGCAACAAAAGTTAAACAGAGCAACAAaagatgttttaaataaatcaaaaagcaACGTAAAATTACAACGAAACCGCAACAAACGTAAACATTCGCCAACAACTTCTAGCACAACTACAACAACCaccacaacaactacaacaacaccaCAACCAATAGCATTTAACGCTAAAAAATATCTACACAACCCAAAACAGTTTGACACCAAACCAGATCCTCATCATAAGACACCCATTATGGATAAACCACAACATAAATTAAGTCGTTTACCCACACACTACGAAAGCTTTCAGACCAATACGGGAAGTGACATTTTAACCTTTGATGACCCCATGGCTTTGGAAAAACAGTGGCAGGAATATGAACAAGTGTCAAGAGAGATAATGCAGGAACAGGAAATGAACTTAGAATCAAATGAAGATAACGATGAATTTGATAATACAGATAACGATGATGACGACTGGGAGGAGCCTACAACTCCAGCAGTGGAAACACAAAAAGAAGAAACTTTTGTAATGGATGAATCGCTATTTGATGATAACGATGGCACCGAGGACTATCAACGCAAACAGCTGGCTCAGGATATGAAACGTATTATGGCCAATACCAAGGGTCCCTATGTGCCCAAACAACCTAGATTGATTATAACCGAATATGACTATAGTAATGAACACTTTGAGACGAATAGTGCAGACAATGAAGAACAAGAAAAGAAATCCTCCCAATTGGATAACACCCAAACCCATACCGATTGGAGTTTACTGAGTAAATTCGATTTACCCTCTAATCAAAATCATCCCATAGGTGTACGTAAGAATTTTGGCGCCTGTTTCGCCGGTCAGGATAGCTATTTCCATTACAATGATGCCGAGACTATGAGTCAAATCATTAGCTATAATATCGATTTGAATTTGAGAATAAAGACGAGATCGGAGAATGGTGTTATTCTGTGGACTGGTCGAGTGGGCACTACGGATCAGGACAGTGATGATTATTTATCGCTGGGCATCGAGGATGG TTATCTACACTTCCGCTATAACTTGGGTTCTGGTGAAGTGGACATACGTTTTAATACCACCAAAGTTAGTGATGGTCTCTGGCATCGTGTGCGTGCCCTAAg AGACTCTCAGGAGGGTTATTTAGAAGTGGATGGTCGCAAGAGTCTAACCTTGCGATCACCGGGTAAATTACGTCAATTAAACACCGATACAGGTTTATATGTTG gtGGCATGCCCGACGCCAGTTACTTTACACGCCGAAGATATTCCAGCGGTATTGTTGGCTGCATATCAGAAATCGTCCTAGCTGGAGAGTTAAAAATGAACTTTGATCCCAATACATTGGGGACGGCACACAATGTTGAAACAGGCATACTTTGA